One Marinibacterium anthonyi genomic region harbors:
- the prsD gene encoding Type I secretion system ATP-binding protein PrsD, producing the protein MNKAQPRPGVEELRAARRESRGLYWMVGIFSFFANMLMLTGPLYMLQVYDRVLGSRSEATLLALSLLVAFLYGVMGILDYARGRIMARVGARFQARLDRRVFDAMVRRSAVAQDSRAQTGLMDLESVQRLIGSPVLMAIFDIPWTPVFLAGIMVFHPWLGFLALGGGALLILITFLNQAFSRRPLLKANAAGQKSQLMSEEIRGEAEIVTSLGMRDAAFRRWQIARDEALTSSVTANDITGTFTSMTKSLRLLLQSAMLGLGAYLVLHNQMTAGAMIAGSILLGRALAPIELAIGQWALVQRGMKGWQNLAELLGATPPEPVRTKLPTPKAKLMVRALTVLPPGEKRATLKNLNFDVEPGEAIGVIGPSGAGKSTLARALTGVWMPAGGSIRLDGAGLDQYGADDLGRHIGYLPQRVQLFEGTIAQNIARLSDNPDPDKVVAAARKSAAHDMIIRLPDGYDTRVTAGGGRLSGGQIQRIGLARALYDDPRILILDEPNSNLDNDGSVALNHAIRVLKEDGRSALIMAHRPAAIQECDRLLVLDHGMRAAFGPKDEVLRSMVQNHADIKKTAAMGGVQ; encoded by the coding sequence ATGAACAAGGCTCAGCCCCGTCCAGGGGTCGAAGAATTGCGCGCGGCCCGGCGCGAAAGCCGCGGTCTTTACTGGATGGTCGGCATTTTCAGCTTTTTCGCGAACATGCTGATGCTGACGGGCCCGCTATACATGCTGCAGGTCTACGACCGGGTGCTTGGCAGCCGGTCCGAGGCGACTTTGCTGGCGCTGTCGCTGCTGGTGGCGTTCCTGTACGGGGTGATGGGGATCCTCGATTATGCCCGCGGGCGGATCATGGCCCGCGTCGGCGCGCGCTTCCAGGCGCGGCTTGACCGGCGGGTGTTCGACGCCATGGTGCGCCGCTCGGCGGTCGCGCAGGACAGCCGGGCGCAGACCGGGCTGATGGATCTGGAATCGGTGCAGCGGCTGATCGGCTCGCCGGTGCTGATGGCGATCTTCGATATCCCCTGGACGCCGGTCTTCCTGGCCGGGATCATGGTGTTCCACCCCTGGCTGGGCTTCCTGGCCCTGGGTGGCGGCGCGCTGCTGATCCTGATCACCTTCCTCAACCAGGCGTTCTCGCGCCGGCCCCTGCTGAAGGCCAACGCCGCCGGCCAGAAATCCCAGCTGATGTCCGAGGAAATCCGCGGTGAGGCCGAGATCGTGACATCGCTGGGCATGCGCGACGCCGCCTTCCGCCGCTGGCAGATCGCGCGGGACGAGGCGCTGACAAGCTCGGTGACCGCCAACGACATCACCGGCACCTTCACCTCGATGACCAAATCGCTGCGGTTGCTGCTGCAATCGGCGATGCTGGGCCTGGGCGCCTACCTGGTGCTGCACAACCAGATGACGGCCGGCGCGATGATCGCCGGATCGATCCTTCTGGGCCGGGCGCTGGCGCCGATCGAACTGGCCATCGGGCAATGGGCCCTGGTGCAGCGCGGCATGAAGGGCTGGCAGAACCTGGCGGAACTGCTGGGCGCGACCCCGCCCGAACCGGTGCGCACCAAGCTGCCGACGCCCAAGGCCAAGCTGATGGTGCGGGCGCTGACCGTGCTGCCCCCGGGCGAAAAGCGGGCCACGCTGAAGAACCTGAATTTCGACGTCGAACCGGGCGAGGCCATCGGCGTCATCGGTCCCTCGGGCGCGGGCAAGTCGACGCTGGCCCGCGCGCTGACCGGGGTCTGGATGCCGGCGGGCGGCTCGATCCGGCTGGATGGCGCGGGCCTGGACCAGTACGGCGCCGACGACCTGGGCCGCCACATCGGCTATCTGCCCCAGCGGGTGCAGCTGTTCGAAGGCACCATCGCCCAGAACATCGCCCGGCTCAGCGACAATCCCGATCCGGACAAGGTGGTCGCTGCGGCCAGGAAATCGGCGGCGCACGACATGATCATCCGCCTGCCCGACGGCTATGACACGCGGGTGACCGCGGGTGGCGGTCGGCTGTCCGGCGGGCAGATCCAACGGATCGGCCTGGCCCGGGCGCTGTATGACGATCCCCGGATCCTGATCCTGGACGAACCGAACTCCAACCTCGACAACGACGGGTCCGTGGCGCTGAACCACGCGATCCGGGTGCTGAAGGAAGACGGCCGGTCGGCGCTGATCATGGCGCACCGGCCCGCGGCGATCCAGGAATGCGACCGCCTGCTGGTGCTGGATCACGGCATGCGCGCCGCCTTCGGTCCCAAGGACGAGGTGCTGCGATCCATGGTGCAGAACCATGCCGACATCAAGAAGACCGCCGCCATGGGAGGTGTGCAATGA
- the prsE gene encoding Type I secretion system membrane fusion protein PrsE, giving the protein MTDRRFSARLPLTFGVAALIALVGGFGTWSVMSNIAGAIVSPGRIEVDRNRQVVQHLDGGVVKQILVKEGDSVEAGQVLIRLDDEVLRPELLITEGQLYELMARRGRLEAEQDGKETIVFAPELIEAAADRPDVNTLMEGQLRQFAAKNETVERETEQLEKRRGQIVSQIEGIVAQDKALTRQLTLIQKRLDDLSPAVAEGLVQAGIFLDLQREAARLEGQVGELKAQKAQSEGRITEIDIEILKLGSQRREDATTRLRELQYQEIGLAEEARSMRDKLARLDITAPVSGVVYGLQVHTPRSVIRPADPVLYLVPQDRPLVIAARIDPVNIDQVHLDQRVILRFSAFDQRHTPELMGVVRLVSADAFEDEANQVSFYRAEIELDEGEQEKLPDGLVLIPGMPVEAFIRTADRSPMAYLVKPLSDYFTKAFREG; this is encoded by the coding sequence ATGACCGATCGTCGCTTTTCCGCACGCCTGCCGCTGACCTTCGGTGTCGCGGCTTTGATCGCGCTGGTCGGGGGCTTCGGCACCTGGTCCGTCATGTCCAACATCGCCGGCGCCATCGTGTCCCCCGGCCGGATCGAGGTCGATCGCAACCGCCAGGTGGTACAGCACCTCGACGGCGGCGTCGTCAAGCAGATCCTGGTCAAGGAAGGCGATTCGGTCGAGGCCGGGCAGGTGCTGATCCGTCTGGATGACGAAGTCCTGCGTCCCGAACTGCTGATCACCGAAGGGCAGCTTTACGAGCTGATGGCCCGGCGCGGCCGGCTCGAGGCCGAACAGGACGGCAAGGAAACGATCGTCTTCGCTCCCGAACTCATCGAGGCCGCCGCCGACCGCCCCGATGTCAACACGCTGATGGAAGGGCAGTTGCGCCAGTTCGCCGCCAAGAACGAGACGGTCGAACGCGAGACCGAGCAGCTTGAGAAGCGGCGCGGCCAGATCGTCAGCCAGATCGAAGGCATCGTGGCCCAGGACAAGGCCCTGACCCGGCAGCTGACGCTGATCCAGAAGCGCCTGGACGACCTTAGCCCGGCGGTCGCAGAGGGGCTGGTGCAGGCCGGCATCTTCCTGGATCTCCAGCGCGAGGCCGCCCGGCTGGAAGGCCAGGTGGGCGAGTTGAAGGCGCAGAAGGCCCAGTCCGAAGGCCGCATCACCGAGATCGACATCGAGATCCTGAAGCTGGGCAGCCAGCGCCGCGAAGACGCCACCACGCGCCTGCGCGAACTGCAGTACCAGGAAATCGGCCTGGCCGAGGAAGCCCGCTCGATGCGCGACAAGCTCGCGCGGCTGGATATCACGGCGCCGGTGTCCGGCGTGGTCTACGGGCTGCAGGTGCATACGCCCCGGTCGGTGATCAGGCCCGCCGATCCGGTGCTGTACCTGGTCCCGCAGGACCGGCCGCTGGTCATCGCCGCGCGGATCGACCCGGTGAACATCGACCAGGTGCACCTGGACCAGCGCGTGATCCTGCGCTTTTCCGCCTTCGATCAACGCCATACGCCCGAACTGATGGGCGTGGTGCGGCTGGTTTCGGCGGATGCGTTCGAAGACGAGGCCAACCAGGTCAGCTTTTACCGGGCCGAAATCGAACTGGACGAGGGCGAGCAGGAAAAGCTGCCCGACGGTCTGGTCCTGATCCCCGGCATGCCGGTCGAGGCGTTCATTCGCACCGCCGACCGCTCGCCCATGGCCTACCTGGTGAAACCGCTGTCGGATTACTTCACCAAGGCCTTCCGCGAAGGGTAA
- a CDS encoding putative endoribonuclease L-PSP, translating to MSFESKLAELGVTLPDAPAPAANYVPYVLTGDTVYVSGQISADANGPILGKLGAGMDLADGAAAARCCAIALLAQVKAACGGDIDRLVRVVKLTGFVNSTPDFTDQPKVINGASDFLVEALGEAGRHARSAVSAASLPLGVAVEIEGIFQIK from the coding sequence ATGAGCTTTGAAAGCAAGCTGGCCGAACTTGGCGTGACCCTGCCCGACGCCCCCGCGCCTGCCGCCAATTACGTGCCCTACGTGCTGACCGGCGACACCGTTTACGTCTCGGGCCAGATATCGGCCGATGCGAACGGCCCGATCCTGGGCAAGCTGGGCGCCGGGATGGACCTCGCCGACGGGGCCGCCGCCGCCAGGTGCTGCGCCATCGCGCTGCTGGCGCAGGTCAAGGCAGCCTGCGGCGGCGATATCGACCGGCTGGTGCGGGTGGTGAAACTGACCGGCTTCGTCAACTCGACGCCCGATTTCACCGACCAGCCCAAGGTGATCAACGGCGCGTCGGACTTCCTGGTCGAAGCCCTGGGCGAAGCCGGCCGCCATGCCCGGTCCGCCGTGTCCGCCGCTTCGCTGCCGCTGGGCGTGGCCGTGGAAATCGAAGGGATCTTCCAGATCAAATGA
- the ugpQ_1 gene encoding Glycerophosphoryl diester phosphodiesterase, whose translation MTNTLPEAFLRLPIAHRAYHDLASGRPENGLSAIDAAVAAGYAIELDLQMSCDGKALVFHDDDLDRLTGATGPVSALTAAKANATALTGGAAQDIIPTLSQVLDRVAGRVPLLIEIKDQSRGAGIGPLEAATAQALQGYDGPAAVMSFNPDSVAEMARLAPWIPRGLTTCDYDPRDWPLDAQTCARLREIPDIDRTGSSFISHFHKDLDRPRVQQLRAAGLAIFCWTIRSPEEEAAARRSVHNITFEGYPAPHPA comes from the coding sequence ATGACCAATACCCTGCCGGAGGCGTTCCTGCGCCTGCCCATCGCGCACCGCGCCTACCATGACCTCGCCTCCGGCCGGCCGGAAAACGGCCTTTCTGCGATCGACGCCGCCGTGGCGGCGGGCTACGCGATCGAACTCGATTTGCAGATGTCGTGCGATGGCAAGGCGCTGGTGTTCCACGATGACGACCTGGACCGTCTGACCGGCGCCACCGGCCCCGTCTCGGCGCTTACCGCGGCCAAGGCCAACGCCACGGCCCTCACAGGCGGTGCCGCGCAGGACATCATCCCGACGCTGTCCCAGGTGCTGGACCGCGTGGCCGGCCGGGTGCCGCTGCTGATCGAGATCAAGGATCAAAGCCGGGGCGCCGGCATCGGCCCGCTGGAAGCGGCCACCGCGCAAGCGCTGCAAGGCTACGACGGCCCCGCCGCCGTGATGTCCTTCAACCCCGACTCGGTCGCCGAAATGGCGCGCCTGGCCCCTTGGATCCCGCGCGGCCTGACCACCTGCGACTATGACCCCAGGGACTGGCCGCTGGATGCGCAAACCTGCGCCCGCCTGCGCGAGATCCCGGATATCGACCGCACCGGATCAAGCTTCATCAGCCATTTCCACAAGGACCTGGACCGCCCGCGCGTGCAGCAGTTGCGCGCTGCCGGCCTGGCGATCTTCTGCTGGACGATCCGCTCGCCCGAGGAAGAGGCAGCGGCGCGCCGCAGTGTTCACAATATCACGTTCGAAGGGTATCCCGCACCGCACCCCGCTTGA
- a CDS encoding putative protein involved in methicillin resistance, with translation MDQAQIEVQVHGSLSDIPPGEWDACACPETADGGRPLDPFTTHRFLKALEDSGSVGRGTGWTPQYLTAHLDGQMIACAPLYAKSHSQGEYIFDHNWAHAYEGAGGRYYPKLQMAVPFTPATGRRFLVRDGYDGIGQSALVQGVVQLASNNNVSSVHITFCTGAEAEMGEQMGLMARATQQFHWLNDGYADFDAFLNSLSSRKRKNIRKERRQANDFGGEIVMLTGDDLQPEHWDSFWRFYQDTGSRKWGHPYLTRQFFDLAQDHLRDDILLALAIDEDVPIAGALNFIGRDTLYGRYWGCIEHHPCLHFELCYYRAIDFAIDHRMARVEAGAQGEHKLARGYLPSLTHSLHWVADPGFAKAVANYLEAERDAVEEEIEILTEYGPFRKAQVEEQE, from the coding sequence ATGGATCAGGCACAGATCGAAGTCCAGGTGCACGGATCGCTGTCGGATATCCCGCCCGGCGAATGGGACGCCTGCGCCTGCCCGGAAACGGCGGACGGCGGGCGGCCCCTGGATCCCTTCACCACCCACCGGTTCCTGAAGGCGCTGGAAGACAGCGGATCGGTCGGGCGCGGCACCGGCTGGACTCCGCAATACCTGACCGCGCATCTTGACGGCCAGATGATCGCCTGCGCGCCGCTGTACGCCAAAAGCCACAGCCAGGGCGAATACATCTTCGACCACAACTGGGCCCATGCCTACGAAGGCGCCGGCGGGCGGTATTACCCGAAACTGCAGATGGCCGTGCCCTTCACGCCGGCCACCGGCCGGCGGTTCCTGGTGCGCGACGGCTATGACGGCATCGGCCAGTCGGCGCTGGTGCAGGGGGTGGTCCAGCTGGCGTCGAACAACAACGTGTCGTCGGTGCACATCACCTTCTGCACCGGGGCCGAGGCCGAGATGGGCGAACAGATGGGCCTGATGGCGCGCGCCACGCAGCAGTTCCACTGGCTGAACGACGGCTATGCCGATTTCGATGCGTTCCTGAATTCCCTGTCCTCGCGCAAGCGCAAGAACATCCGCAAGGAACGCCGCCAGGCCAACGATTTCGGCGGCGAGATCGTCATGCTGACCGGTGACGACCTGCAGCCCGAACACTGGGACAGCTTCTGGCGCTTCTACCAGGACACCGGGTCGCGCAAATGGGGCCACCCCTACCTGACGCGCCAATTCTTCGACCTCGCGCAGGACCATCTGCGCGACGACATCCTGCTGGCGCTGGCCATCGACGAAGACGTCCCCATCGCCGGCGCGCTGAACTTCATCGGGCGCGACACGCTCTACGGCCGCTACTGGGGCTGCATCGAACATCACCCCTGCCTGCATTTCGAACTGTGCTACTACCGCGCCATCGATTTCGCCATCGACCACCGCATGGCCCGCGTCGAAGCCGGCGCGCAGGGCGAACACAAGCTGGCCCGCGGATATCTGCCCAGCCTGACCCATTCGCTGCATTGGGTGGCCGACCCGGGTTTCGCAAAGGCCGTCGCGAACTATCTGGAAGCAGAGAGGGACGCCGTCGAGGAGGAAATCGAGATCCTCACCGAATACGGCCCCTTCCGCAAAGCCCAGGTGGAGGAACAGGAATGA
- the phhB gene encoding Putative pterin-4-alpha-carbinolamine dehydratase yields MSDQLTGTDRAKALATLAETGWTEVDGRDAIARTFEFANFVEAFGWMTRVAIWAEKMNHHPEWENVYKTVKVVLTSHDVGGLSDRDVKLAARMEKLAA; encoded by the coding sequence ATGAGCGATCAACTGACAGGAACAGACAGGGCCAAGGCCCTGGCCACCCTTGCCGAAACCGGCTGGACCGAAGTCGACGGGCGCGACGCCATCGCCCGCACGTTCGAGTTCGCCAATTTCGTCGAGGCCTTCGGCTGGATGACCCGCGTGGCCATCTGGGCCGAAAAGATGAACCACCATCCCGAATGGGAAAACGTCTACAAGACGGTCAAGGTGGTGCTGACCAGCCACGATGTCGGCGGTCTGTCCGACCGCGACGTCAAGCTGGCCGCCAGGATGGAAAAACTGGCCGCCTGA
- a CDS encoding Putative peroxiredoxin: MAIAPGDTLPDVTLTRMGEKGPEPVELKALTAGRKVVIFAVPGAFTPTCSMAHVPSFIRTKAGFDAKGVDEIVCVSVNDAFVMKAWGDATGAAEAGLTLLGDPESKFTTAIGMNFDAPPAGLIARSKRYAMYVEDGVVKVLHLEESPGTCEISGGESLLDAI; encoded by the coding sequence ATGGCCATTGCACCCGGTGATACCCTTCCCGACGTCACGCTGACGCGCATGGGCGAAAAAGGCCCCGAACCGGTCGAGCTGAAAGCGCTGACCGCGGGCCGCAAGGTGGTGATCTTTGCCGTGCCCGGCGCCTTCACCCCGACCTGCAGCATGGCGCATGTGCCCAGCTTCATCCGCACCAAGGCCGGGTTCGACGCCAAGGGCGTGGACGAGATCGTCTGCGTTTCGGTCAACGACGCCTTCGTGATGAAGGCCTGGGGCGACGCCACCGGCGCGGCCGAGGCCGGGCTGACCCTGCTGGGCGATCCCGAAAGCAAGTTCACCACCGCCATCGGCATGAACTTCGACGCGCCGCCCGCCGGGCTGATCGCGCGGTCCAAGCGCTATGCGATGTATGTCGAGGACGGCGTCGTGAAGGTGCTGCACCTGGAGGAAAGCCCGGGCACCTGCGAGATCTCGGGCGGGGAATCCCTGCTGGACGCGATCTGA
- the fdr gene encoding Ferredoxin--NAD(P)(+) reductase fdr produces the protein MSGIVVIGAGQAGSSLVAKLRKDGFDGDITLIGSEPVPPYQRPPLSKAYLLGDMGVERLYLRPESFYADQDITLRTGATVTSIDPVAKTVSLNGDLLSYDQLALTTGSVPRRLPAAIGGDLGGVYGVRTLADVDAMAQDVREGARALIVGGGYIGLEAAAVAAKKGMKVTLVEMADRILQRVAAPQTSDYFRKLHTGHGVDIREGIGLTRLLGEDRVTGAELTDGSVIDVDLVIVGVGILPDTALAESAGLTIDNGIWTDEQGRTSDPSIWAAGDCASFPWKGGRLRLESVPNAIDQGEIVARNMMGASVPYVATPWFWSDQYDVKLQIAGLNAGYDRVVERRTDDVTVSFWYYSGDRLIAVDAMNDPRGYMVGKRLIDAGKTADPALVADASADLKPLLRA, from the coding sequence ATGAGCGGAATCGTCGTGATCGGCGCGGGGCAGGCAGGATCGTCGCTGGTGGCGAAGCTGCGCAAGGACGGCTTTGACGGTGACATCACCCTGATCGGGTCCGAACCCGTGCCCCCCTACCAGCGCCCGCCGCTGTCCAAGGCCTACCTGCTGGGCGACATGGGCGTCGAACGCCTGTATCTGCGGCCCGAAAGCTTCTACGCCGACCAGGACATCACCCTGCGCACCGGCGCCACGGTGACGTCGATTGATCCGGTGGCAAAGACCGTGTCGCTGAACGGCGACCTGCTGTCCTATGACCAACTCGCGCTCACCACCGGCTCGGTCCCGCGCCGCCTGCCGGCGGCCATCGGCGGCGACCTGGGCGGCGTCTACGGCGTGCGCACGCTGGCCGATGTCGATGCCATGGCGCAGGATGTCCGCGAAGGCGCCCGCGCGCTGATCGTCGGCGGCGGCTACATCGGGCTGGAGGCCGCGGCGGTCGCGGCCAAGAAGGGCATGAAGGTCACTTTGGTCGAAATGGCCGACCGCATCCTGCAACGCGTCGCCGCCCCCCAGACCAGCGATTATTTCCGCAAGCTCCACACCGGCCACGGCGTCGACATCCGCGAAGGCATCGGCCTGACCCGCCTGCTGGGCGAAGATCGCGTGACCGGGGCCGAGCTGACCGATGGATCGGTGATCGACGTCGACCTGGTGATCGTCGGCGTCGGCATCCTGCCCGACACCGCCCTGGCCGAATCCGCCGGGCTGACCATCGACAACGGCATCTGGACCGACGAACAGGGCCGCACCTCGGACCCGTCGATCTGGGCGGCGGGCGATTGCGCGTCCTTCCCGTGGAAGGGCGGGCGGCTCAGGCTGGAAAGCGTGCCCAACGCCATCGACCAGGGCGAAATCGTGGCCCGGAACATGATGGGCGCATCCGTGCCTTACGTGGCCACGCCCTGGTTCTGGTCGGATCAATACGACGTCAAGCTGCAGATCGCCGGGCTGAACGCGGGTTACGACCGCGTGGTCGAACGGCGCACCGACGATGTGACGGTGTCCTTCTGGTACTACTCCGGCGACCGGCTGATCGCGGTCGACGCGATGAACGACCCGCGCGGCTACATGGTCGGCAAGCGCCTGATCGATGCGGGCAAGACGGCGGATCCGGCACTGGTCGCCGATGCCTCGGCGGATCTGAAACCGCTGCTGCGGGCATGA
- the rsmD gene encoding Ribosomal RNA small subunit methyltransferase D, giving the protein MRIVAGRFRGRRLAALGKGDPAAHLRPTADRVRESLFSMLTHMDAIDDARVLDLFAGTGALGLEALSRGAAHVTFVESGRKSLSLIKDNVSLLDIDAETGVIGRDATRLGPGTPHDLVFLDPPYGKGLGQKALQAAVQGGWIAPGALIVWEEAAPMDPPPGFLPEDQRRYGETHVTLLRWPGPNDQAPDHVDDQAEGPR; this is encoded by the coding sequence ATGAGGATCGTCGCGGGCCGCTTCCGGGGCCGCCGCCTGGCGGCACTGGGCAAGGGCGATCCGGCCGCCCACCTGCGCCCCACCGCCGACCGCGTCCGCGAGAGCCTGTTTTCCATGCTGACGCACATGGACGCCATCGACGATGCCCGCGTTCTGGACCTGTTCGCGGGCACCGGCGCGCTGGGTCTCGAAGCCCTGTCGCGCGGTGCGGCGCATGTGACCTTCGTGGAAAGCGGGCGGAAATCCCTGTCCCTGATCAAGGACAACGTCTCGCTTCTGGACATCGACGCCGAGACCGGGGTGATCGGCCGCGACGCCACCCGCCTTGGCCCCGGCACGCCCCACGACCTGGTGTTCCTGGACCCGCCCTATGGCAAGGGGCTGGGACAGAAGGCGCTCCAGGCGGCGGTACAGGGCGGCTGGATCGCGCCGGGCGCGCTGATCGTCTGGGAAGAAGCCGCTCCGATGGACCCGCCCCCGGGTTTCCTCCCCGAGGACCAGCGGCGGTATGGAGAAACCCACGTCACCCTGCTGCGGTGGCCGGGCCCCAACGATCAAGCGCCCGATCATGTGGACGATCAAGCGGAAGGACCAAGATGA
- the yieH gene encoding 6-phosphogluconate phosphatase, with protein MTDLVIFDCDGVLVDSETIANTVLVENLSGYGLSLTLQDSERLFVGGTMAGVRATAIDMGADLPDDWVDGIYDTIFARLRDGVDVVPGIPQLLDHLDARGIPFCVASNGSPEKMRITLGQNGLWDRFEATMVSAYTHGVAKPDPGLFLKAAEPFGVPPDRTVVIEDSRNGVTAAARAGMRCLAYLPEGDGAHFEALGAEIIRHMNEVPARLDP; from the coding sequence ATGACTGACCTGGTGATATTCGACTGCGACGGCGTGCTGGTGGACAGCGAAACCATCGCCAACACCGTCCTGGTCGAAAACCTTTCCGGCTACGGGCTGTCCCTGACGCTGCAAGACAGCGAAAGGCTGTTCGTCGGCGGCACCATGGCCGGCGTGCGTGCGACCGCCATCGACATGGGCGCCGACCTGCCCGACGACTGGGTCGACGGCATCTACGACACCATCTTCGCCCGCCTGCGCGACGGAGTCGACGTGGTCCCCGGCATCCCGCAATTGCTGGATCATCTCGACGCGCGGGGCATTCCCTTCTGCGTCGCCTCAAACGGCTCGCCGGAAAAGATGCGGATCACGCTGGGTCAGAACGGGCTCTGGGACCGGTTCGAAGCCACCATGGTCTCCGCCTACACCCACGGCGTGGCCAAGCCCGACCCCGGCCTCTTCCTGAAGGCCGCCGAACCCTTCGGCGTGCCGCCCGATCGTACCGTGGTGATCGAGGACAGCCGCAACGGCGTCACCGCCGCCGCCCGCGCGGGCATGCGGTGCCTGGCCTACCTGCCGGAAGGCGACGGCGCGCATTTCGAGGCCCTCGGCGCGGAGATCATCCGCCACATGAACGAGGTGCCCGCCCGCCTGGACCCATGA